One region of Pseudomonas sp. B21-040 genomic DNA includes:
- a CDS encoding superoxide dismutase, with protein MAFELPPLPYAHDALQPHISKETLEYHHDKHHNTYVVNLNNLVPGTEFEGKTLEEIVKSSSGGIFNNAAQVWNHTFYWNCLAPNAGGQPTGALAEAINAAFGSFDKFKEEFSKTSIGTFGSGWGWLVKKADGSLALASTIGAGNPLTNGDTPLLTCDVWEHAYYIDYRNVRPKYVEAFWNLVNWKFVAEQFEGKTFTA; from the coding sequence ATGGCTTTCGAATTGCCGCCGCTGCCTTACGCACACGATGCCCTGCAGCCGCACATTTCCAAGGAAACTCTGGAATACCACCACGACAAGCACCACAACACCTACGTCGTGAACCTGAACAACCTGGTGCCAGGCACCGAGTTCGAAGGCAAGACCCTGGAAGAAATCGTTAAATCTTCGTCGGGCGGTATCTTCAACAACGCCGCTCAGGTCTGGAACCACACCTTCTACTGGAACTGCCTGGCGCCAAACGCCGGCGGTCAACCTACCGGCGCGCTGGCTGAAGCCATCAACGCGGCTTTCGGTTCGTTCGACAAGTTCAAGGAAGAGTTCAGCAAGACGTCCATCGGCACCTTCGGTTCCGGTTGGGGCTGGCTGGTGAAAAAGGCTGACGGTTCCCTGGCCCTGGCCAGCACCATCGGCGCCGGCAACCCGCTGACCAACGGCGACACCCCGCTGCTGACCTGCGACGTCTGGGAACACGCCTACTACATCGACTACCGCAACGTTCGTCCGAAATACGTCGAAGCGTTCTGGAACCTGGTCAACTGGAAATTCGTGGCTGAGCAGTTCGAAGGCAAAACCTTCACCGCTTAA
- a CDS encoding cache domain-containing protein, with amino-acid sequence MGVLHKLTLMGAMLLLCLGQAFAAGTEKEDSQAARALLEKALAYYHDNGDKALAAFSRQGEFVDKERYVFVVDTKGVMLASGGPSAALIGRNVTETLGPDLQKAFKDALKVPEGNGIQEAEYRWQNWADGKVELKHVFYQRVGARILAVGYYLPRASAEQAMALLNKAATDLAKDEKGTLTAINSLKGGYLQDDLYVFVVDLDTQRYVAHGTNLRLINTDFSKIKDPDGKPVGEPILALMAKQDYGEYAYRWKNPVTGKVEDKHAYLKKVGHFLVAVGYYSP; translated from the coding sequence ATGGGGGTTTTGCACAAATTGACCTTGATGGGCGCAATGCTGCTTCTGTGCTTGGGCCAGGCTTTCGCTGCCGGCACCGAAAAAGAAGACAGCCAGGCTGCCAGGGCCTTGCTGGAGAAAGCCCTGGCCTATTACCACGACAATGGCGACAAGGCCCTCGCGGCGTTCAGCCGTCAGGGCGAGTTTGTCGACAAGGAACGCTACGTGTTTGTGGTAGATACCAAAGGCGTAATGCTCGCCAGTGGTGGGCCGTCTGCGGCGTTGATCGGACGGAACGTGACCGAGACGCTCGGGCCAGACTTGCAGAAAGCCTTCAAGGACGCCTTGAAAGTACCGGAGGGCAATGGCATCCAGGAGGCTGAATACCGCTGGCAGAACTGGGCCGACGGCAAGGTCGAGCTCAAGCATGTGTTCTATCAGCGCGTGGGGGCGCGAATCCTCGCGGTCGGTTACTACCTGCCACGGGCGTCGGCGGAGCAGGCCATGGCGCTGCTGAACAAAGCCGCGACCGATCTGGCCAAGGACGAGAAGGGTACGCTGACCGCCATCAACTCCCTCAAGGGCGGTTACTTGCAGGATGACCTGTATGTATTCGTCGTCGACCTGGACACCCAGCGTTATGTGGCTCACGGCACCAATCTGCGGCTGATCAATACCGACTTCAGCAAGATCAAGGACCCGGACGGCAAACCGGTGGGCGAGCCGATCCTGGCGTTGATGGCCAAACAGGATTATGGCGAATACGCATACCGCTGGAAAAACCCGGTGACCGGCAAGGTTGAAGACAAGCATGCCTACCTTAAAAAGGTCGGGCACTTCCTGGTGGCTGTCGGGTATTACAGCCCTTGA
- a CDS encoding DUF6124 family protein, translating to MDKLIPDPPFNTTTPTAEDTQSEALLRDREAIKRALDYYLDPPSQYTEKPRRPSTMFLVAPNMDTESLLAQACESLASASVMTSDFAANLIGPQRNTVLAIQQIIMLAELAVNRALDNVDPQAT from the coding sequence ATGGACAAATTAATTCCCGATCCACCCTTCAACACCACCACCCCAACCGCCGAAGACACCCAATCCGAAGCACTCCTCCGAGACCGCGAAGCCATAAAACGCGCCCTCGACTACTACCTCGATCCCCCGTCCCAATACACCGAAAAACCCCGCCGCCCCAGCACGATGTTTCTGGTCGCCCCCAACATGGACACCGAAAGCCTCCTGGCCCAGGCCTGCGAGTCACTGGCCTCCGCCAGCGTCATGACCAGTGATTTCGCCGCGAACCTGATCGGCCCGCAGAGAAACACCGTGCTGGCGATCCAGCAGATCATCATGCTGGCCGAGTTGGCAGTGAACCGAGCCTTGGATAACGTTGACCCTCAAGCGACCTGA
- a CDS encoding ATPase, protein MSMRNDANDDFDDVPSLRADSLDDDDFAPTARTSVHSRPAPVVKVKSASTGALWALVGALFFAFAGLAWWSFQQISLMEQQLVATQESFARISEEAAGRLQDISGKVVASQTNVTSDSEALKLQIKDLENKLLDQGKQQQGVVGQASDLDKRLAQMTAQTSDLDKRLAQLTTQHTEQQAANTQLQAQLKSLSSELTALKSAPADTSKVEAELKSLGADVAALKKQGNPSAAIDRLEQDMVVLKSLQDNRPAVAQGSTNTAEFDAFRGQVTRNINTLQAQIQNLQQQLRARQ, encoded by the coding sequence ATGTCCATGCGTAACGATGCCAACGACGATTTTGATGATGTACCGAGCCTGCGCGCCGACAGCCTCGACGATGATGATTTTGCGCCTACCGCTCGCACCAGCGTGCATTCGCGGCCGGCACCGGTGGTCAAGGTCAAGAGCGCCAGCACCGGCGCGCTGTGGGCATTGGTCGGCGCCTTGTTTTTTGCCTTTGCCGGCCTTGCCTGGTGGAGCTTTCAGCAGATCTCGCTGATGGAACAACAACTGGTGGCCACCCAGGAAAGTTTCGCGCGTATCAGTGAGGAAGCGGCGGGGCGCTTGCAGGACATTTCCGGCAAGGTCGTTGCCAGCCAGACCAACGTCACCAGCGACAGCGAAGCGCTGAAACTGCAAATCAAAGACCTGGAAAACAAGCTGCTGGATCAAGGCAAGCAGCAACAAGGCGTAGTCGGTCAGGCCTCGGATCTGGACAAGCGCCTGGCGCAGATGACCGCGCAAACCAGCGATCTGGATAAGCGTCTGGCGCAACTCACCACCCAGCACACCGAACAACAGGCGGCCAATACGCAATTGCAGGCGCAGCTCAAATCGCTGAGCAGCGAATTGACCGCACTGAAAAGTGCCCCGGCGGACACCAGCAAAGTCGAGGCCGAACTGAAAAGCCTTGGCGCCGACGTCGCCGCGCTGAAAAAACAAGGCAACCCAAGTGCAGCCATTGATCGTCTGGAACAAGACATGGTTGTGCTCAAAAGCCTGCAGGACAACCGCCCGGCCGTTGCGCAAGGTTCCACCAATACCGCTGAGTTCGACGCGTTCCGCGGCCAGGTCACCCGCAACATCAACACCCTTCAGGCCCAAATCCAGAACCTGCAGCAGCAGCTTCGCGCCCGGCAATAA
- a CDS encoding imelysin family protein has translation MIRMPLATASLLAIAISLAGCGEGKDKTTAAPAPTPVASAAAAPAAAPAAVSKVDEAAAKAVVAHYADIVFAVYSDAESTAKTLQTAVDAFLAKPNADTLKAAKAAWVAARVPYLQSEVFRFGNTIIDDWEGQVNSWPLDEGLIDYVDKSYEHALGNPGATANIIANTEVQIGEDKVDVKDITPAKLASLNELGGSEANVATGYHAIEFLLWGQDLNGTGPGAGNRPASDYLEGKGATGGHNDRRRAYLKSVTQLLVSDLEEMVGNWKPNVADNYRATLEAEPVESGLRKMLFGMGSLSLGELAGERMKVSLEANSPEDEQDCFSDNTHNSHFYDAKGIRNVYLGEYTRADGTKMTGASLSSLVAKADPAADTTLKADLAATEAKLQVMVDHANKGEHYDQLIAAGNTAGNQIVRDAIASLVKQTGAIEAAAGSLGISDLNPDNADHEF, from the coding sequence ATGATTCGTATGCCTCTGGCTACCGCCAGTCTGTTGGCCATCGCTATTTCCCTCGCCGGTTGTGGCGAAGGCAAAGACAAGACCACGGCAGCGCCAGCGCCTACACCAGTCGCCAGCGCTGCCGCTGCTCCAGCGGCTGCGCCTGCCGCTGTCAGCAAAGTCGATGAAGCCGCCGCCAAAGCCGTTGTCGCGCACTACGCCGACATCGTCTTCGCCGTATACAGCGATGCCGAATCCACCGCGAAAACCCTGCAAACCGCCGTCGACGCCTTCCTCGCCAAGCCGAACGCCGACACCTTGAAAGCCGCCAAGGCTGCCTGGGTCGCTGCCCGCGTTCCTTACCTGCAGAGTGAAGTGTTCCGCTTCGGCAACACCATCATCGACGATTGGGAAGGTCAGGTTAACTCCTGGCCACTGGACGAAGGCCTGATCGACTACGTCGACAAATCCTACGAACACGCACTGGGTAACCCGGGCGCCACGGCCAACATCATCGCCAACACTGAAGTCCAGATCGGCGAAGACAAGGTCGACGTGAAAGACATCACCCCGGCAAAACTCGCCAGCCTGAACGAGCTGGGTGGTTCCGAGGCTAACGTCGCCACCGGCTACCACGCCATCGAGTTCCTGCTGTGGGGCCAGGACCTGAACGGCACTGGCCCTGGCGCCGGCAACCGTCCTGCTTCCGACTACCTGGAAGGCAAAGGCGCAACCGGTGGTCACAACGACCGTCGTCGCGCTTACCTGAAGTCCGTGACCCAACTGCTGGTCAGCGATCTGGAAGAAATGGTCGGTAACTGGAAGCCAAACGTGGCTGACAACTACCGCGCCACGCTGGAAGCCGAACCGGTTGAATCCGGCCTGCGCAAAATGCTGTTCGGCATGGGCAGCCTGTCCCTGGGCGAACTGGCGGGCGAGCGCATGAAGGTTTCCCTGGAAGCCAACTCCCCGGAAGACGAACAGGATTGCTTCAGCGACAACACCCACAACTCGCACTTCTACGATGCCAAAGGCATTCGTAACGTGTACCTGGGCGAATACACCCGCGCCGACGGCACCAAAATGACCGGCGCCAGCCTGTCGTCCCTGGTGGCCAAAGCCGACCCGGCTGCCGACACCACTCTGAAAGCCGATCTGGCCGCGACCGAAGCCAAGCTTCAGGTCATGGTTGATCACGCCAACAAAGGCGAGCACTACGACCAACTGATCGCCGCTGGCAACACCGCGGGCAATCAGATCGTGCGTGACGCGATCGCTTCCCTGGTCAAGCAGACTGGCGCGATCGAAGCCGCTGCTGGCTCGCTGGGTATCAGCGACCTGAACCCGGACAACGCTGATCACGAATTCTGA
- a CDS encoding LysR family transcriptional regulator ArgP translates to MFDYKLLSALAAVIEQAGFERAAQVLGLSQSAISQRIKLLEARVGQPVLVRVTPPAPTEIGRRLLNHVQQVRLLERDLQSQVPALDEEGLPERLRIALNADSLATWWAQAVGDFCAEQHLLLDLVVEDQTVGLKRMRAGDVAACVCASERPVAGARSVLLGAMRYRALASPAFIARHFPQGVRADQLAKTPALVFGPDDFLQHRYLASVGVDGGFEHHLCPSSEGFIRLTEAGLGWGLVPELQVREQLERGVLVELLPDKPIDVPLYWHHWRNGGQLLGLLTDQLVRSSKQWLVPLD, encoded by the coding sequence ATGTTCGACTATAAATTACTCTCTGCCCTGGCTGCCGTTATCGAGCAGGCCGGGTTCGAACGGGCCGCGCAGGTGCTTGGCTTGTCGCAATCGGCGATCTCCCAGCGCATCAAGTTGCTGGAAGCGCGGGTCGGCCAACCGGTGCTGGTGCGGGTTACGCCGCCAGCCCCGACTGAAATCGGTCGGCGCTTGCTCAACCATGTGCAACAAGTGCGGCTGCTGGAGCGTGACTTGCAATCCCAGGTGCCGGCGCTGGACGAAGAAGGCCTGCCGGAACGTCTGCGAATTGCATTGAATGCCGACAGCCTGGCCACGTGGTGGGCGCAAGCGGTGGGCGATTTTTGCGCCGAACAACACTTGCTGCTGGATCTGGTGGTCGAGGACCAGACCGTCGGCCTCAAACGCATGCGTGCCGGTGACGTGGCGGCGTGTGTCTGCGCCAGTGAGCGCCCGGTGGCCGGTGCTCGCAGCGTTCTGTTGGGGGCCATGCGTTATCGGGCATTGGCCAGCCCGGCGTTCATCGCCCGGCATTTCCCGCAAGGCGTTCGTGCCGATCAACTGGCGAAAACCCCGGCGCTGGTCTTTGGCCCGGACGATTTCCTGCAACATCGTTACCTTGCTTCGGTGGGGGTTGATGGCGGTTTCGAACACCATTTATGCCCCTCGTCAGAAGGCTTCATTCGTTTGACCGAGGCCGGACTCGGCTGGGGGCTGGTGCCTGAATTACAGGTGCGCGAGCAACTGGAGCGCGGTGTATTGGTCGAGCTTTTGCCAGATAAGCCCATCGATGTGCCGCTGTACTGGCATCATTGGCGTAATGGCGGTCAGCTTCTGGGGTTGCTGACGGACCAATTGGTGCGTTCGTCGAAGCAATGGCTGGTGCCGTTGGACTGA
- a CDS encoding LysE/ArgO family amino acid transporter yields the protein MWQSYVNGLLVAAGLIMAIGTQNAFVLAQSLRREHHLPVAALCVVCDALLVAAGVFGLATVLAQNPTLLAVARWGGAVFLIWYGSQALRRACSKQSLQQSENQTVRSLRAVMLSALAVTLLNPHVYLDTVLLIGSLGAQQTEPGAYVVGAASASLLWFFTLALGAAWLAPWLARPSTWRILDLLVAVMMFAVAFQLIVAG from the coding sequence ATGTGGCAAAGTTATGTAAACGGCCTGCTGGTCGCCGCTGGACTGATCATGGCGATCGGCACTCAGAATGCGTTTGTGCTCGCGCAAAGTCTTCGACGCGAACATCACCTGCCGGTGGCAGCGCTGTGCGTGGTCTGCGATGCATTGTTGGTGGCGGCCGGAGTCTTCGGCCTCGCGACGGTCCTGGCGCAAAATCCGACACTGCTGGCGGTCGCCCGCTGGGGTGGCGCGGTGTTTCTGATTTGGTACGGCAGCCAGGCACTGCGCCGGGCCTGCTCGAAACAAAGCCTGCAACAGAGTGAAAACCAGACCGTTCGCTCACTGCGTGCCGTCATGCTCAGTGCGTTGGCCGTCACCCTGCTCAACCCGCACGTTTATCTGGATACGGTGTTGCTGATCGGCTCTCTCGGGGCGCAACAAACCGAGCCCGGTGCTTATGTGGTGGGCGCGGCGAGTGCGTCGTTGCTGTGGTTTTTCACCCTGGCGCTGGGCGCGGCGTGGCTGGCGCCGTGGCTGGCCCGGCCAAGTACATGGCGGATACTCGACCTGCTGGTCGCGGTGATGATGTTTGCGGTGGCGTTTCAATTAATTGTTGCAGGCTGA
- a CDS encoding MDR family MFS transporter, whose protein sequence is MTNLNQPDTPKPAIRSVLIALMLAIFLGALDQTIVAVSMPAISAQFKDVSLLAWVISGYMVAMTVAVPIYGKLGDLYGRRKLMLFGMGLFTLASLFCGMAQSMEQLVLARIIQGIGAGGMISVSQAIIGDIVPPRERGRYQGYFSSMYAVASVAGPVLGGYMTEYLSWRWVFLINLPLGLGAWLVANRTLVGLPVPQRKPIIDYLGTLLMIIGLTALLLGITQVGQGHSWRSAEVLALFGSAVLVLALFVWHERGAREPLLPMHLFANRNAIFCWCTIFFTSFQAISLIVLMPLRFQSVTGAGADSAALHLLPLAMGLPIGAYFAGRRTSVTGRYKPMILTGAALMPMAILGMAFSPPQAFWLSSLFMLLCGIASGMQFPTSLVGTQNSVEQRDIGVATSTTNLFRSLGGAVGVALMSALLLALLQDSSFAHIAGSSLIAEGSSGNVLLDGLNAAPGDAQNALRAELLLTFRHLLMVSAAVSLLGLAAAIAMPNMLLRGREDKVR, encoded by the coding sequence GTGACCAATCTCAACCAGCCTGACACGCCCAAGCCAGCCATTCGCAGCGTGCTGATCGCCTTGATGCTGGCGATTTTTCTCGGCGCGCTGGACCAGACCATCGTCGCCGTCTCGATGCCGGCGATTTCCGCGCAGTTCAAGGACGTCAGCCTGCTGGCCTGGGTGATTTCCGGGTACATGGTGGCGATGACAGTGGCGGTGCCGATCTACGGCAAGCTCGGCGATTTGTATGGTCGGCGCAAGCTGATGCTGTTCGGCATGGGGCTGTTCACCCTCGCTTCGTTGTTTTGCGGCATGGCCCAAAGCATGGAGCAACTGGTGCTGGCGCGGATCATTCAAGGCATCGGCGCGGGCGGGATGATTTCGGTCAGCCAGGCGATCATCGGCGACATCGTGCCGCCTCGGGAGCGTGGTCGTTATCAAGGCTATTTCAGCAGCATGTACGCGGTGGCGAGCGTCGCCGGCCCGGTGCTTGGCGGTTACATGACCGAGTACTTGTCCTGGCGCTGGGTGTTTTTGATCAATCTGCCGCTGGGCCTCGGTGCCTGGCTGGTGGCCAATCGCACACTCGTCGGGCTGCCGGTGCCACAGCGCAAACCCATCATTGATTACCTCGGCACGCTGCTGATGATCATCGGTTTGACGGCGTTGCTGCTGGGTATCACTCAGGTGGGTCAGGGTCATTCGTGGCGCAGCGCCGAAGTGCTGGCCTTGTTCGGGTCTGCGGTGTTGGTACTGGCGCTGTTCGTCTGGCATGAGCGTGGAGCGCGTGAGCCCTTGCTGCCGATGCACTTGTTCGCCAACCGCAATGCCATTTTTTGCTGGTGCACGATTTTCTTCACCAGCTTCCAGGCGATCTCGTTGATCGTGCTGATGCCGCTGCGCTTCCAGAGCGTCACCGGCGCCGGGGCCGACAGCGCCGCGCTGCACTTGTTGCCACTGGCCATGGGTTTGCCGATTGGTGCGTACTTTGCCGGACGCCGGACCTCCGTCACCGGGCGCTACAAACCGATGATCCTGACGGGCGCTGCACTCATGCCGATGGCGATCCTGGGTATGGCGTTCAGCCCGCCCCAGGCCTTTTGGCTCAGTAGCCTGTTCATGTTGCTGTGCGGGATCGCCAGTGGCATGCAATTCCCGACGTCATTGGTCGGCACGCAGAATTCGGTGGAGCAGCGTGATATCGGCGTTGCCACCAGCACCACCAATCTCTTCCGCTCACTGGGCGGCGCGGTGGGAGTGGCGTTGATGTCGGCACTGTTGCTGGCACTGTTGCAGGATTCCAGTTTTGCCCACATTGCCGGTTCATCGCTGATTGCCGAGGGCAGCTCGGGCAATGTCTTGCTCGACGGCCTGAACGCCGCGCCGGGGGATGCGCAAAACGCCTTGCGCGCCGAACTGTTGCTGACCTTCAGGCATTTGCTGATGGTCAGTGCGGCGGTGTCGCTGCTGGGGCTGGCGGCGGCGATTGCCATGCCGAATATGTTGTTGCGCGGGCGAGAGGATAAGGTTCGGTAG
- a CDS encoding NAD(P)-dependent oxidoreductase, with translation MKILVTGASGFIGGRFARFALEQGLDVRVNGRGAESVEHLVRRGAEFIQGDLSDPELARDLCSDVEAVVHCAGAVGLWGRYQDFHQGNVQVTENVVEACLKQRVRRLVHLSSPSIYFDGRDHLGLTEEQVPKRFKHPYAATKFLAEQKVFGAQEFGLETLALRPRFVTGAGDMSIFPRLLKMQRKGRLAIIGNGLNKVDFTSVHNLNEALLSSLLASGSALGKAYNISNGTPIPLWDVVNYVMRNMEVPQVTRYRSYGLGYTVAALNEGVCKLWPGRPEPTLSRLGMQVMNKNFTLDISRARHYLDYDPKVSVWAALDEFCSWWKAQDLR, from the coding sequence ATGAAAATTCTGGTCACCGGCGCAAGCGGCTTCATCGGCGGACGCTTTGCGCGTTTCGCGTTGGAGCAGGGCCTGGACGTGCGGGTCAACGGTCGCGGGGCCGAAAGCGTCGAACATCTGGTGCGCCGTGGCGCCGAGTTTATTCAGGGCGATTTGAGCGACCCGGAACTGGCGCGCGACCTGTGTTCAGATGTCGAGGCCGTGGTCCATTGCGCGGGGGCGGTGGGGCTGTGGGGACGTTATCAGGACTTTCATCAAGGCAACGTCCAGGTCACTGAAAACGTGGTTGAAGCCTGCCTGAAACAGCGCGTTCGACGCCTGGTGCACTTGTCGTCGCCGTCGATCTACTTCGACGGTCGCGACCACTTGGGGTTGACCGAAGAACAGGTGCCCAAGCGTTTCAAGCACCCCTACGCTGCGACCAAATTTTTGGCCGAGCAAAAGGTTTTCGGTGCCCAGGAGTTTGGCCTCGAAACCCTGGCCCTGCGTCCGCGTTTCGTCACCGGCGCAGGTGACATGAGCATCTTCCCACGCCTGCTGAAAATGCAGCGCAAAGGCCGCTTGGCGATCATCGGCAACGGCCTCAACAAGGTCGACTTCACCAGCGTGCACAACCTCAACGAAGCGTTGCTCAGCAGTTTGCTGGCCAGCGGCTCGGCATTGGGCAAGGCCTACAACATCAGTAATGGAACGCCGATTCCGTTGTGGGATGTGGTCAATTACGTCATGCGCAACATGGAAGTCCCACAAGTCACGCGCTACCGTTCCTACGGTTTGGGTTACACCGTCGCGGCACTCAACGAAGGTGTGTGCAAACTGTGGCCGGGGCGTCCCGAGCCGACGTTGTCGCGGCTGGGCATGCAGGTCATGAACAAAAATTTCACCCTGGACATCAGCCGCGCCCGGCATTATCTGGACTACGATCCGAAAGTCAGTGTCTGGGCCGCCCTCGATGAATTCTGCAGTTGGTGGAAGGCTCAAGACCTGCGTTGA
- a CDS encoding ACT domain-containing protein, with translation MAGETSLATLLRSMSPQLNAGEYVFCTLRDGTLPTGLEIVGSFREQEGLTVILERSHAEQAGFSFDYVAAWITLNVHSALEAVGLTAAFATALGKAGISCNVIAGYYHDHLFVGQADAERALQVLRDLAANGE, from the coding sequence ATGGCTGGTGAAACTTCATTGGCAACCTTGCTGCGCAGCATGAGCCCGCAACTCAACGCCGGCGAATACGTGTTTTGCACCCTGCGCGACGGCACGTTGCCGACTGGCCTTGAGATCGTCGGCAGCTTTCGCGAGCAGGAAGGTCTGACCGTGATTCTGGAGCGCTCCCACGCCGAACAGGCCGGTTTCAGCTTCGACTATGTCGCGGCCTGGATCACCTTGAATGTGCACTCGGCGCTGGAAGCAGTTGGCCTGACTGCCGCGTTCGCCACCGCTTTAGGCAAGGCCGGCATCAGCTGCAACGTGATCGCAGGTTACTACCACGACCACCTGTTCGTCGGTCAGGCCGATGCTGAACGTGCCCTGCAAGTATTGCGCGATCTCGCGGCCAACGGGGAGTAA
- a CDS encoding bifunctional diguanylate cyclase/phosphodiesterase yields MKLELKNSLSVKLLRVVLLSALIVGVVLSCAQIVFDAYKTRQAVANDAERILDMFRDPSTQAVYSLDREMGMQVIEGLFQDDAVRQASIGHPNEAMLAQKTRELQHSNSRWLTDLILGKERTFTTQLVGRGPYSEYYGDLSITLDTATYGQGFIVNSVIIFISGVLRALAMGLVLYLVYHWLLTKPLSRIIEHLTEINPDRPSEHKIPQLKGHEKNELGIWINTANQLLESIERNTHLRHEAENSLLRMAQYDFLTGLPNRQQLQHQLDKILVDAGKLQRRVAVLVVGLDDFKGINEQFSYQTGDQLLLALADRLRAHSGRLGALARLGGDQFALVQADIEQPYEAAELAQSILDDLEAAFALDHQEIRLRATIGITLFPEDGDSTEKLLQKAEQTMTLAKTRSRNRYQFYIASVDTEMRRRRELEKDLRDALLRNQFYLVYQPQISYRDHRVVGVEALIRWQHPEHGLVPPDLFIPLAEQNGTIIAIGEWVLDQACKQLREWHDQGFPDLRMAVNLSTVQLHHAELPRVVNNLLQMYRLPQRSLELEVTETGLMEDISTAAQHLLSLRRSGALIAIDDFGTGYSSLSYLKSLPLDKIKIDKSFVQDLLDDDDDATIVRAIIQLGKSLGMQVIAEGVETAEQEAYIISEGCHEGQGYHYSKPLPARELSAYLKQAQRSNAAIL; encoded by the coding sequence TTGAAGCTGGAACTCAAGAACAGCTTGTCGGTGAAGTTGCTCCGGGTCGTGCTCCTGTCGGCATTGATCGTCGGCGTGGTCTTGAGCTGTGCGCAAATCGTCTTCGATGCCTACAAGACGCGCCAGGCCGTGGCCAATGACGCCGAACGCATCCTCGACATGTTCCGCGACCCCTCGACCCAGGCGGTCTACAGCCTGGACCGGGAAATGGGCATGCAAGTGATCGAAGGCCTGTTCCAGGACGACGCCGTGCGCCAGGCCTCCATCGGCCACCCCAACGAAGCCATGCTCGCGCAAAAAACCCGCGAATTGCAGCATTCAAACAGTCGCTGGCTGACCGACCTGATCCTCGGCAAGGAACGCACCTTCACCACCCAACTGGTAGGTCGCGGCCCTTACAGTGAATATTACGGCGACCTGAGCATCACCCTCGATACCGCCACCTACGGGCAGGGCTTCATCGTCAACTCGGTGATCATCTTCATTTCCGGCGTGCTGCGCGCCTTGGCCATGGGCCTGGTGCTGTACCTGGTCTATCACTGGCTGCTGACCAAACCGCTGTCGCGGATTATCGAACACCTGACCGAAATCAACCCGGATCGCCCCAGCGAACACAAAATCCCGCAGCTCAAGGGCCACGAAAAGAACGAACTGGGGATCTGGATCAACACCGCCAACCAGTTGCTCGAATCCATCGAACGCAACACTCACCTGCGCCACGAAGCGGAAAACAGCCTGTTGCGCATGGCCCAGTACGACTTCCTCACCGGCCTGCCAAATCGCCAGCAATTGCAGCATCAGCTGGACAAGATCCTGGTCGACGCCGGCAAATTGCAGCGTCGGGTCGCGGTGTTGGTGGTGGGCCTGGATGACTTCAAAGGCATTAACGAACAATTCAGCTATCAGACCGGCGACCAATTGCTATTGGCCCTGGCTGACAGGTTGCGGGCTCACAGTGGCCGCCTCGGCGCCCTCGCCCGTCTGGGCGGCGACCAGTTCGCCCTGGTCCAGGCCGATATCGAACAACCCTACGAAGCCGCCGAACTGGCGCAAAGCATTCTCGATGACCTGGAAGCGGCGTTTGCCCTCGATCATCAGGAAATACGCCTGCGCGCGACCATTGGCATCACCTTGTTTCCCGAGGATGGCGACAGCACCGAGAAGCTGCTGCAAAAAGCCGAACAGACCATGACCCTGGCCAAGACGCGCTCACGCAATCGCTATCAGTTCTACATTGCCAGCGTCGACACCGAGATGCGCCGCCGTCGTGAACTGGAAAAAGACCTGCGCGACGCACTGCTGCGCAATCAGTTCTACCTGGTCTACCAACCCCAAATCAGTTACCGCGACCACCGGGTGGTGGGCGTCGAAGCGTTGATTCGCTGGCAACATCCCGAGCATGGCCTGGTACCGCCCGATCTGTTCATTCCGCTGGCCGAGCAAAACGGCACCATCATTGCCATAGGCGAATGGGTGCTGGATCAGGCCTGCAAACAGCTGCGTGAATGGCACGACCAGGGCTTCCCCGACCTGCGCATGGCGGTCAACCTGTCCACCGTGCAATTGCACCACGCCGAGTTGCCGCGAGTGGTCAATAACCTGCTGCAAATGTACCGTCTGCCACAGCGCAGCCTGGAACTGGAAGTGACCGAAACCGGCCTCATGGAAGACATCAGCACCGCCGCCCAACACCTGCTGAGCCTGCGCCGCTCCGGCGCATTGATCGCCATCGATGACTTCGGCACCGGCTATTCGTCACTGAGCTATCTGAAAAGCCTGCCGCTGGACAAAATCAAGATCGACAAGAGCTTCGTGCAAGACCTGCTCGATGACGACGACGATGCAACCATCGTTCGAGCGATTATCCAGTTGGGCAAGAGTCTGGGCATGCAGGTCATTGCCGAAGGCGTGGAAACCGCCGAGCAAGAGGCCTATATCATCTCCGAAGGCTGCCACGAAGGTCAGGGCTATCACTACAGCAAACCCTTGCCGGCACGTGAGTTGAGCGCCTACCTGAAACAGGCCCAGCGCAGTAACGCGGCCATTTTGTAG